The nucleotide window GCCCCAAATTGTCTCGTTAATTTCCCGATATAGCCAATAGCCGAGTCTCTATCCCATTGACCCTCTTCTAAGTGCCACTGAACGTAAGGACTCTGGGCTAGAGAGCATTTAATCTGATCTAAAGAAGATCCCGAATGCAGTTGTGCGACTATGACTCTTTCATCCAAAGAACGACCGAGCCAATCATCACCGGCAATGTGGTTGTAAAGAGCTTGATATGTTAATTGTTGGTTTTTTAAAAGAGTTTGAACCGAGTGAAGGTAGTTTGCTCTGTTTTGCTCTTTATTAGAGCCTTTTTCTACCGAGGGGGGAACTTTAGAGTAAGAGTGAGGATTGCTGTGAATTCCTATCTCAAAGCCATCATAAAGACCATCACCATCAGTATCAGGACTCAGGGGGTTGAGTCCGTATTTTCGTTCTTCTCGTTCAGTTAGTCCGTCGTGATCTAAATCAAGGTCTAGCTCTCGTTCATGAAGTGCTTTGATTTTGTCACTATGAGTTAAAATTTTCTTATTAGTTCGAGGGGAGTCCATAGAATTTATATTCCTTTTCTTTTATCGCTTTAATATCCGCTTATTGGTGTCAAATCGCAGAAAATAACAAAAACTCTCTCGGTTCTTACACACTACCCCCTCTGGCAATAAATTCAATCCCGTATGCAATCCGAGAAGGAAAATTACCGCCATCAGAACCACCGCCCAAGTCCAAGAATTGATTATATTGCCCCATTGCTTCAGCATTTGCCAGCGTTTACGGCGTTTTTCGGCTAAAATAGCCAGCTTTTGCTGTTGTAATTTAAGATGGGATTCCTCTTGGGCAATGGTGATTAATAATCGTTGCTGGATGATTCCGTCGATGAGGAGGGCAAGCTCGTCGGGGGTTGGTATCTGTGTAGTTGATATTCCTTCCACCTGCCCTCTACCTGTTCGGTGAGGGAAGGAGCGTTTCCCAGGCTTTTGGTGGCCTCATTCCAAATTTGTTGAAAGTTCTGCTTGAGTTCGCCGGTGATGATCATTTCTTTAAGTCGCAGGATGGTGACTTGAGGAATCACTTTGCCCATGATTTCTGCCTGTTGCAGTCCCATTTGAAACCCTGCTTCCATTGCTTGGGCTTCTAACAAACGTAAATCTTCGGCTAATTTTTCACTCATCACTAACCCATTGCCGTCCGAACTATTGTCATTGGAAATGTCTAAATCATGGTCATCTGAATCGGGCTGTACTCCATTACTTTTAAAGTAATTGGCGATGTCATCGTAAGAGTTGGCTACTCCCTCTTCAAATAATTTTCTGGCTTCGGCAAAACGTTCTTTTTCCTCATCAGAGTAATTTCGTTTCTTTAAAGATAAGACCTCTTGCAAAAATATTTTGTGCTATAATAAAAGGCTATTTTTCGTTTAACTTGGCTTGATAAGATAGCGAAAATTTCTCAATTTTTTTGAAGAATTGGATTTCGGCGATCATCACCAACCAAAATGATTAAAAATTGTCAGACTAAACAGGTTCAGCTAATGATTAAACGCTAAACTAACTAGAGATTTAATAGATTTTTTTTACAAATTAATTAGCCAAATCGTAGTTATGAAGTCCAGCTATTAAGTTGGCTCTTAATCCAAATCTTTTACTACGATTTCGATAAGGATAAGAGAGAATTTTGAAGATTTTTAGTCGTCTATTAATATGCTCGACAGTGATTCTTAATCGATTCAGTTGCCGATTATATATTTTCTCTTCTTGGGTTAACTTTTTCCCTTTCTTTTTCTTGATTGGAGTTTCACTTAATTGATGAATTTTAGCTATACCTTGATAGCCTTTATCAGCAATAACTTGCATTAATGTCCCAAATTTAACCCCACTATTTTTAAAGAGCTTAAAATCATGAGTTTTTCCTTTTCCGTTGACTAAACATACAATTAGACCAGTTTTTTGTTGAATTACTAATTGTGTTTTTAAAGTATGTTCTCTTGGTTTTCCACTATAAAACTGTTTTTGACGCTTTTTAGGTCTTTCAATTTGACTTTCCATGACATCCATTACTACCAGTTCTTCTTGCCTCTGAGATTGCCATAATTCTTTCTTTCCAGGCAGTCTAAATTGACGAGATTTTATTAATAAATTTTCAATTTTATGAACAATACGACAGACAGATGACTCGGATATTTTCCAATCTTTACCAATGTGATAATAAGTTCTATATTCTCTCAAATATTGAAGCATCATCAAAATTTGGTCTTCGACGATTAATTTTGGTTTCCTCCCTATTTTCTTTTTTTCTTGTTCTTTATTTTTGACGGTGCGAACCATCAATCTAAAAGTTTTTTTTTACCCCTGTTAAACGCTTAAATTCTGTTGATGCTAAATTTTTAGCTTGCCAATATTTCATGATAAAATGAATTTTATTTTTTTAATAACCATCTTTAATTGATTATACAATTATTCTTATTTTAAAACTTAGCTGCCTTTTTCGGATTAGCGATCGCTGTTTGATCAGAGTTGCTCCCTAGCAAACTCAAAAAATGAATAGCCTTTAATTATATCACGAAAAACTTTTGCAAGAGGTCTACTGACTTAAAATATCGTCTTCATCGCTGAAGTCTTCCATTTCTGGCAAATCCTCCCTTTCATGCCATCCATTGCTCGACATCTCTAACAAAGAGGGTTTTTCGAGCTTTTGAGTCGGTTCTAAGGCAATTGAACCATCATTTAATCCGAAGGAGTTTTCTAAGTAATGGATGTGCAGTTTCAGTTGATAAACCGCAGAACGTGCCAGTTGTTGTAGCTCGGATGGGGAAGCGTCGGTACAATTTTGATAGGCAAAGGGTAGCCAGAAAGCGGCAACCGGTTGTAACATCCGATCGCATCGGGTTAAATCTGCCTCATCTTGATTGATGTAGGTCAGCAATATCCCATATTTAGAATTTCTTTTAGGCTGATGACGGAAGATAAAGTTAAACTGCGCTGACGTTGGCATCTCTTAAATCTCCTGTAGTTTCTCTGATTCGGGGTAAGGGGCGATTGTGCAGTTTGTAAAACAGCCCGTAAACATCAGCTAATCTCGATTCGAGGGACTGATTGCTGACGACATCACCAAAAGTTTTCAAGATCCTTTCTTCAAGTCCGGTACACCAGTTAAGTGAGCCGCCGAATCCCTTGAGAAGATCGTTTAATTCTTTTTTGAGGTAACGGGCTGTTCCCCCACTGATGATGAATTCGTCAATTTTGGTTTGGGAAGGTAAATGTTGAATCAGCCAGTTTTGCAATAGAGCAATGTATTCGGCTCTAGCATCGGCGATCGCTTCGGCAATTTCTTCGACCTCTTGATTGCGTAATTCGCTTCGACTACTACGAGCTAAGGTTTCTAAGACACGCTTGCCGAGTTGGCCTCGTTGAGAGCAGATGACTGGAACTAAAATGTCCGCTTTTTGCCCAGAGGTAAAAGTTTGAATTTTCTGTACCATTCGGGCAAAACCGAAATCACCCGTTGAGCCTCGCGTTAATTCCCCTTTCTCTATGACCAGGATAGAGGAATTACGATAGCCGAGCATGATGACAGCGATAGTGAGTTCTTTTGGGGAGAGCAGTTTAAGAGTGGGTTTTTGGGGGACTCTCCCTCTAGCAAAAATACCTCCTCCTTCGGGGTTGGGCTGACCAATTTTGTACTTCTCGTAATTAGAAATGCTTTTGGCAGGGACACGCACCACTTGAGGGTCTAGCAACATCAATTCGGGTTTGCAGTACCCGGAACCGGTGCTGTAGATTGCCCTTCCAAGGGATGCCCCAAAATCCGCCGCAATGGTCACATCTGCCATGAGCGCACTATGGAGTTAAGAGTTTTTTGAGTTTGGGTAAGCTGCCTATAGTTATCCGTTTCCCAACATCAAGAAAGATGAGGGAGCAGGTTGAGCTAAGGGAGCTTTAAGGGCTACCGATGTAGTTCGTCTCGATATTTAAGCTAAAAATCGAGCATGACAAGAGAGATAGAGGATTACCGAGTTTAGGGGGGTTCGGTTGACCTTTGTCCAGATTTCTCTGATTGCCGAGTTTAGGGGGGTTCGGCTGACCTTTGTCCAGATTTCTCTGATTACCGAGTTTAGGGGGGTTCGGTTGACCTTTGTCCAGATTTCTCTGATTACCGAGTTTAGGGGGGTTCGGCTGACCTTTGTCCAGATTTCTCTGATTGCCTGATTCAGGTGGGTTCGGCTAACCTTTATTACTGTCCAAGCAGTAAACCTGTTCATGAAAGCATTGTAAACAAAACTTCCCAGTCTTTGCACTTGTTTCGTCAATTCGGTAGAAAAATTACTGATTTAGTAATATTCATTAATTCGTGAAAATTATAAGTGATAACAACACGGGCAGATAGTTTAAAGTCTTATCGGCGAGTGTTGTGACCTCCTCTAATCCATACCCTAAAAGGATTTGAAGGGGGTTTAAAAGGAGAGTTTACCTGTCAATAAATGAGACTTATTGCGAATAGTTTTAATGGGGACTGACAACTAGATCTCAGAAATTTTTTAAGAACCCTCATCACAACACGGGCGAATAGTTTAAATTCTTGTCGGCGAGTGTTGTGACCCACTCTAATCCATACCCTAAAAGGATTTGACGGGGGTTTAAAAGAAGAGTTTACCTGTCAATAAATAAGGCTTATTGAGAATAGTTTCAATGAGGGCTAATAACTAGGATCTCAAAAATTCTTTAACAATGCTCGTCACAACACGGGCGAAGAGTTTAAATTCTTATCGGCCAGTGTTGTGACCCCCTCTAATCGATACCACAGTAGGATTTGAGGCGGTTTTAAAAGGGGAGTTTACCTGTCAATAAAATTAGATTATTGAGAACTGTTGAGGTGACTATTATAATACATTTGAGTGACAACAACAGTGGTCGGTAAATTATAAATCCAGGCGAGTGTTGTGACCCCCTCTAACCCATACCATAGTAAATTTGAA belongs to Gloeothece citriformis PCC 7424 and includes:
- a CDS encoding thrombospondin type 3 repeat-containing protein, which produces MDSPRTNKKILTHSDKIKALHERELDLDLDHDGLTEREERKYGLNPLSPDTDGDGLYDGFEIGIHSNPHSYSKVPPSVEKGSNKEQNRANYLHSVQTLLKNQQLTYQALYNHIAGDDWLGRSLDERVIVAQLHSGSSLDQIKCSLAQSPYVQWHLEEGQWDRDSAIGYIGKLTRQFGAKRTQEEEIAE
- a CDS encoding IS5-like element ISCysp19 family transposase (programmed frameshift), with protein sequence MKYWQAKNLASTEFKRLTGVKKTFRLMVRTVKNKEQEKKKIGRKPKLIVEDQILMMLQYLREYRTYYHIGKDWKISESSVCRIVHKIENLLIKSRQFRLPGKKELWQSQRQEELVVMDVMESQIERPKKRQKQFYSGKPREHTLKTQLVIQQKTGLIVCLVNGKGKTHDFKLFKNSGVKFGTLMQVIADKGYQGIAKIHQLSETPIKKKKGKKLTQEEKIYNRQLNRLRITVEHINRRLKIFKILSYPYRNRSKRFGLRANLIAGLHNYDLAN